One window of Acidobacteriota bacterium genomic DNA carries:
- a CDS encoding inositol monophosphatase — protein sequence MAEHQELLTTAIDAARAGAAVIMAAHRSGARIPYAAKARNDFVTAVDRESEAAVVGVIAARHPDHAILAEESAATDGGGAIRWIIDPLDGTTNFIHGFPIFCVSIAAAVSRPGKPSGEDVVAGVVFDPLREELFTATKGGGAYLNGERLHVSGQRELSGCLLATGFPFRAQHLLAKYLRIFEDLHGATQGIRRPGSAALDLAYVACGRVDGFFEMCLSPWDMAAGSLLIVESGGASREFEGGDGYLATGNIVAGPPRILESLLAIIRRHYP from the coding sequence GTGGCCGAGCACCAGGAACTTCTGACGACGGCGATCGACGCGGCGCGCGCGGGCGCGGCGGTGATCATGGCGGCGCACCGATCCGGGGCCCGCATTCCGTACGCCGCCAAGGCGCGGAACGACTTCGTCACGGCGGTCGATCGGGAATCCGAGGCGGCGGTCGTCGGGGTCATCGCGGCCCGCCATCCGGATCACGCGATCCTCGCCGAGGAGTCGGCGGCAACGGACGGCGGCGGAGCCATCCGGTGGATCATCGACCCGCTGGACGGCACGACGAACTTCATCCACGGCTTTCCGATCTTCTGCGTCTCGATCGCGGCCGCGGTCTCCCGGCCGGGCAAGCCTTCGGGGGAGGACGTGGTTGCCGGGGTCGTCTTCGATCCGCTGCGGGAAGAGCTCTTCACGGCCACGAAGGGGGGCGGGGCGTACCTGAACGGCGAAAGGCTTCACGTGTCCGGGCAGCGGGAGCTGTCGGGCTGCCTGCTGGCGACGGGTTTCCCGTTTCGGGCGCAACATCTGCTGGCGAAGTATCTCAGGATCTTCGAGGATCTCCACGGCGCGACGCAGGGGATCAGGCGACCCGGCTCGGCGGCGCTCGATCTCGCGTACGTCGCGTGCGGCAGGGTCGACGGGTTCTTCGAGATGTGCCTGTCGCCGTGGGACATGGCCGCGGGATCGCTCCTGATCGTCGAGTCCGGAGGGGCGTCGCGGGAGTTCGAGGGAGGCGACGGCTATCTGGCCACGGGGAACATCGTGGCGGGGCCGCCGCGCATTCTCGAAAGCCTGCTCGCCATCATCCGAAGGCACTACCCGTGA